A section of the Clostridium sp. TW13 genome encodes:
- the rlmB gene encoding 23S rRNA (guanosine(2251)-2'-O)-methyltransferase RlmB — MKVDNKKGRFQKESKVCKSKEEFNNKKVFKDNRRRDENSTVKKADNFNEAVREDIIEGRNAVIEALKSDRTIEQIMIAKGDKEGSIIKLIQMAKDKGIVIKEVDRRKLDGISETGAHQGVIAIVTPFKYSTVEEILDFAKSRGESPFIVILDEIEDPHNLGSIVRTAELCGVHGIVIPKRRNVGITPTVYKTAAGAIEHMKIAKVTNINQTIDTLKKEGVWVYGADIEGTEYSYETDFSGPCCLIVGNEGTGMAKLTKDRCDKLIKIPMVGKINSLNASVAGGIMMYEVLRGRFR; from the coding sequence AAGGTTTGTAAGTCCAAAGAAGAATTTAACAACAAAAAAGTATTCAAGGATAATAGAAGAAGGGACGAAAATAGTACTGTTAAGAAAGCTGATAATTTTAATGAAGCAGTAAGAGAAGACATAATTGAAGGAAGAAATGCAGTAATAGAAGCTTTAAAATCTGATAGAACAATAGAGCAAATTATGATTGCTAAAGGTGATAAAGAAGGTTCTATAATAAAACTTATACAAATGGCTAAAGATAAAGGGATTGTAATAAAAGAAGTAGATAGAAGGAAACTAGATGGAATAAGTGAAACAGGAGCACATCAAGGAGTAATTGCTATTGTTACGCCATTTAAATATTCGACAGTAGAAGAAATTTTAGATTTTGCCAAGAGCAGAGGGGAGAGTCCTTTCATTGTTATTTTAGATGAAATAGAGGACCCTCATAATTTAGGATCAATAGTTAGAACAGCAGAATTATGTGGCGTTCACGGAATAGTAATACCTAAAAGAAGAAATGTGGGGATAACTCCTACTGTATACAAAACTGCTGCTGGAGCTATAGAGCATATGAAGATAGCTAAGGTCACAAATATAAACCAAACTATAGATACTCTTAAAAAGGAAGGCGTTTGGGTTTATGGTGCAGATATAGAAGGTACAGAGTATTCATATGAAACTGATTTTAGTGGACCATGTTGCTTGATAGTAGGGAATGAAGGAACAGGAATGGCTAAACTTACAAAGGATAGATGTGATAAGCTTATCAAAATACCAATGGTAGGAAAGATAAACTCACTTAATGCTTCAGTTGCAGGTGGAATAATGATGTATGAGGTGTTAAGAGGAAGATTTAGATAA
- a CDS encoding NYN domain-containing protein, with protein MKILFVDGYNVINCWPNLNKIKEYSFSGAREKLEDILINYASFNNCKVYLVYDAHMVAGNVEKIHSDKYINVVFTKDGETADQFIEKMVNNLGRKSEIMVVTSDWLEQQTIFQRGAMRMSSLEFYHDVLKSEEKIRKKTKSNYAKDRNLLEDSISEDVLKKLENMRRS; from the coding sequence ATGAAAATTTTATTTGTTGATGGATATAATGTTATTAATTGTTGGCCTAATTTGAATAAAATTAAAGAGTATAGCTTTTCCGGTGCAAGAGAAAAGCTTGAAGATATATTGATTAACTATGCTAGTTTTAATAATTGCAAAGTATATTTAGTCTATGATGCTCATATGGTAGCAGGAAATGTAGAGAAGATTCATTCAGATAAGTATATTAATGTGGTTTTTACTAAAGATGGTGAGACTGCAGATCAATTTATTGAAAAGATGGTGAATAATTTAGGTAGAAAATCAGAAATTATGGTTGTAACTTCTGATTGGTTAGAACAACAAACAATTTTTCAAAGAGGCGCAATGAGAATGTCTTCTTTAGAATTTTATCATGATGTGTTAAAATCGGAAGAAAAAATTAGAAAAAAAACCAAAAGTAATTATGCAAAAGATAGAAATTTGTTGGAAGATAGTATAAGTGAAGATGTATTGAAAAAACTTGAAAATATGAGGAGAAGCTAG
- the sigH gene encoding RNA polymerase sporulation sigma factor SigH, producing MQGFMGKKGNTDFEGEPDENIVVMAKTGDYRAQECLISRYENFVKLKSKSYFLVGADKEDIYQEGMIGLYKAIRDYNEEKLSSFRAFAELCVTRQIITAIKTATRQKHIPLNTYVSLNKPIYEEESDRTLLDVISSLNISNPEELIIGQEEMKRMQNQIGNVLSDFELKVLNSYIDGRSYQEIACTLDREPKSIDNALQRVKRKLEKCLNEK from the coding sequence ATGCAGGGATTTATGGGGAAAAAAGGAAATACAGATTTTGAAGGGGAGCCGGATGAGAATATAGTTGTTATGGCTAAAACCGGAGATTATAGAGCACAAGAATGTCTTATAAGTAGGTATGAGAACTTTGTTAAATTAAAATCTAAATCATATTTTCTAGTGGGCGCCGATAAGGAAGATATATATCAAGAAGGTATGATTGGATTATATAAAGCAATACGAGATTATAATGAGGAAAAATTATCTTCTTTTAGAGCTTTTGCGGAGTTGTGTGTAACAAGACAAATAATAACTGCAATTAAAACTGCAACCAGGCAAAAACATATACCGCTTAATACTTATGTTTCTCTAAATAAACCAATTTATGAGGAAGAGTCAGATAGAACTTTACTTGATGTTATTTCAAGTTTAAACATATCAAATCCTGAAGAATTAATAATAGGTCAAGAAGAGATGAAGAGAATGCAAAATCAAATTGGTAATGTCCTGTCTGATTTTGAACTTAAGGTTCTAAATTCGTACATTGATGGGCGTTCGTATCAAGAGATTGCATGTACATTAGATAGAGAACCCAAATCTATAGATAATGCGCTCCAAAGGGTAAAAAGAAAACTAGAAAAATGTCTTAATGAAAAATAA
- the tuf gene encoding elongation factor Tu, whose protein sequence is MAKSKFERNKPHVNIGTIGHVDHGKTTLTAAITTVLANKGFAEAFNYADIDKAPEEKERGITINTAHVEYETENRHYAHVDCPGHADYVKNMITGAAQMDGAILVVSAADGPMPQTREHILLASRVGVNYIVVFLNKADMVDDEELLELVEMEVRELLSEYDFPGDDIPVIKGSALQALENPTDEAKIAPIMELMAAVDSYIPTPERATDKPFLLPVEDVFTITGRGTVATGRVESGVLHVGDEVEIVGLMEEKKKVVVTGIEMFRKLLDEAQAGDNVGVLLRGVQRTDIERGQVLSKPNSVHPHKSFVGQVYVLKKEEGGRHTPFFDGYRPQFYFRTTDVTGSIKLPEGMEMVMPGDHIDMNVELITQIAMDEGLRFAIREGGRTVGSGVVTSINA, encoded by the coding sequence ATGGCTAAGTCAAAATTTGAAAGAAATAAACCACACGTTAACATCGGAACAATCGGACACGTAGACCACGGTAAGACAACATTAACAGCTGCAATCACAACAGTATTAGCAAACAAGGGATTTGCAGAAGCATTTAACTATGCTGATATAGATAAGGCTCCAGAAGAAAAAGAAAGAGGAATCACAATCAATACAGCACACGTTGAATATGAAACAGAAAACAGACATTATGCACACGTTGACTGTCCAGGACATGCTGACTACGTAAAGAACATGATAACAGGAGCAGCACAAATGGATGGAGCTATACTAGTTGTATCAGCAGCAGATGGTCCAATGCCACAAACAAGAGAACATATACTACTAGCATCAAGAGTTGGAGTAAACTACATCGTAGTATTCTTAAACAAAGCAGATATGGTAGATGATGAAGAATTATTAGAATTAGTTGAAATGGAAGTAAGAGAATTATTAAGTGAATATGACTTCCCAGGCGATGATATTCCAGTAATAAAGGGATCAGCATTACAAGCATTAGAAAACCCAACAGATGAAGCTAAGATAGCACCAATAATGGAATTAATGGCAGCAGTAGATAGCTACATCCCAACACCAGAAAGAGCAACAGATAAGCCATTCTTATTACCAGTAGAAGATGTCTTCACTATAACAGGAAGAGGAACAGTTGCAACAGGAAGAGTTGAAAGTGGAGTTCTACATGTAGGAGACGAAGTAGAAATCGTTGGATTAATGGAAGAAAAGAAGAAAGTTGTAGTAACAGGAATAGAAATGTTCAGAAAGTTACTAGACGAAGCACAAGCTGGAGATAACGTAGGAGTACTTTTAAGAGGAGTTCAAAGAACAGACATCGAAAGAGGTCAAGTATTATCAAAGCCAAATTCAGTACACCCACATAAGAGCTTCGTAGGTCAAGTATATGTATTAAAGAAAGAAGAAGGCGGAAGACATACACCATTCTTCGATGGATACAGACCACAATTCTACTTCAGAACAACAGACGTTACAGGATCAATCAAATTACCAGAAGGAATGGAAATGGTAATGCCAGGAGATCACATTGACATGAATGTTGAATTAATAACACAAATAGCAATGGATGAAGGATTAAGATTCGCAATCAGAGAAGGCGGAAGAACAGTAGGTTCTGGAGTTGTTACATCAATTAACGCTTAA
- the rpmG gene encoding 50S ribosomal protein L33, whose protein sequence is MRVKITLACTECKQRNYNSMKNKKNDPDRLEMKKYCKFCKTHTLHKETK, encoded by the coding sequence GTGAGAGTAAAAATAACTTTAGCATGCACAGAATGCAAGCAAAGAAACTACAATTCAATGAAGAATAAGAAGAATGACCCAGATAGATTAGAAATGAAGAAGTATTGCAAGTTCTGTAAAACTCATACTCTTCATAAAGAAACAAAATAG
- the secE gene encoding preprotein translocase subunit SecE: MAVEGNVKKAAPSKGVKKTNFFREVKAEVKRITWPSKEDTKKAFLAVLVFTIISMILVGVMDYGFSNLFDLIYKLKK, from the coding sequence ATGGCTGTAGAGGGAAACGTTAAAAAAGCAGCTCCTAGTAAGGGAGTTAAGAAAACAAATTTTTTTAGAGAGGTTAAGGCAGAAGTTAAAAGAATAACTTGGCCTTCAAAAGAAGATACTAAAAAGGCTTTTTTAGCAGTATTAGTTTTCACCATAATATCTATGATATTAGTAGGTGTAATGGATTATGGTTTTAGCAACCTCTTTGATTTAATTTATAAGCTAAAGAAATAA
- the nusG gene encoding transcription termination/antitermination protein NusG — MSERARWYVVHTYSGYENKVKANIEKTIENRNLGSLIVDIQVPVEDVVEEKDGKQKVLTKKKFPGYVLIKMFMTDESWYVVRNTRGVTGFVGPASKPVPLTDEEVESMGVLEMPVEIDLEVGESVRIISGPIKDFVATIQEINSEKHKIKGLVDMFGRETLAELDFNQIEKLD; from the coding sequence ATGAGTGAAAGAGCTAGATGGTACGTAGTTCATACATATTCAGGCTATGAAAACAAGGTTAAAGCGAATATAGAAAAGACTATAGAAAATAGAAATCTTGGATCTTTAATAGTTGATATACAGGTTCCTGTAGAAGATGTTGTTGAAGAGAAGGATGGAAAGCAAAAAGTTTTAACAAAGAAAAAGTTCCCAGGATATGTATTGATAAAAATGTTTATGACAGACGAATCATGGTATGTCGTAAGAAATACAAGAGGAGTTACTGGATTTGTTGGTCCAGCTTCTAAACCTGTACCACTTACCGATGAAGAGGTGGAGTCTATGGGAGTTTTAGAAATGCCTGTAGAAATCGACTTGGAGGTAGGAGAGTCTGTGAGAATTATTTCAGGTCCTATTAAGGATTTTGTAGCTACTATACAAGAAATAAATTCTGAAAAACACAAGATTAAGGGCTTAGTAGATATGTTTGGTAGAGAAACTCTTGCTGAACTAGACTTTAATCAAATAGAAAAATTAGATTAA
- the rplK gene encoding 50S ribosomal protein L11 encodes MAKKVTGMIKLQLVAGKATPAPPVGPALGQHGVNIMGFCKEFNAKTANQAGLIIPVVITVYQDRSFSFILKTPPAAVLIKKELGLESGSGVPNRTKVGSLTKDQVRKIAETKMPDLNAATIETAMSMIAGTARSMGITVQE; translated from the coding sequence ATGGCTAAGAAAGTAACAGGAATGATTAAGCTTCAACTTGTAGCAGGTAAGGCGACACCAGCACCACCAGTTGGACCAGCACTAGGACAACACGGTGTAAATATAATGGGATTCTGTAAAGAATTCAATGCAAAAACTGCAAATCAAGCTGGATTAATAATTCCAGTAGTTATAACTGTATATCAAGACAGATCATTCAGTTTTATACTAAAGACTCCTCCAGCAGCAGTTCTAATAAAGAAAGAATTAGGACTTGAAAGCGGATCAGGAGTGCCAAATAGAACTAAGGTTGGATCTTTAACAAAAGATCAAGTTAGAAAGATAGCAGAAACAAAAATGCCAGACTTAAATGCAGCTACAATTGAAACAGCTATGAGCATGATAGCTGGAACTGCAAGAAGTATGGGAATAACTGTACAAGAATAA
- the rplA gene encoding 50S ribosomal protein L1 has translation MGKKYVESAKLVDRNALYTPAEALELSVKTAKAKFDETIECHVRLGVDSRHADQQVRGAVVLPHGTGKSARVLVFARGDKAKEAEAAGADFVGADELVGKIQGENWFDYDVVVATPDMMGVVGRLGRVLGPKGLMPNPKSGTVTFDVAKAISEIKAGKVEYRLDKTAIIHCPIGKASFGAEKLKENFHTLIEAIVKAKPAAAKGQYIKSVSVAATMGPGAKVNPTKVLE, from the coding sequence ATGGGTAAGAAATATGTAGAAAGCGCTAAGTTAGTGGATAGAAATGCATTATATACACCAGCTGAAGCACTAGAACTTTCAGTAAAAACTGCTAAAGCTAAGTTTGATGAGACTATAGAATGTCACGTTAGACTTGGAGTAGATTCAAGACATGCAGATCAACAAGTAAGAGGTGCTGTAGTTTTACCTCATGGAACAGGAAAGAGTGCAAGAGTACTTGTATTCGCTAGAGGAGATAAAGCTAAAGAAGCTGAAGCAGCAGGAGCTGACTTTGTTGGAGCAGATGAACTAGTTGGAAAGATCCAAGGTGAAAACTGGTTTGATTATGATGTTGTAGTTGCAACTCCAGATATGATGGGTGTTGTAGGTAGATTAGGTAGAGTATTAGGACCAAAGGGATTAATGCCAAATCCTAAGTCTGGTACAGTTACATTTGACGTAGCTAAAGCTATATCAGAAATTAAAGCTGGTAAAGTTGAATACAGACTTGATAAGACTGCTATAATCCACTGTCCAATAGGAAAGGCTTCATTTGGAGCTGAAAAGTTAAAGGAAAACTTCCATACATTAATAGAAGCTATAGTTAAGGCTAAGCCAGCAGCTGCTAAAGGACAATACATTAAATCTGTATCTGTAGCAGCAACTATGGGACCAGGAGCAAAGGTTAACCCAACAAAAGTTTTAGAATAG
- the rplJ gene encoding 50S ribosomal protein L10: MANKNRQLKEAKVAEIKEKLEKAEAVVLADYQGLTVEEDTLLRKNLREAGVEYKVYKNKLVSLAAKELGHDGIVEFLEGPVSIAFGYEDATAPARILNDFAKDHKKLELKAGIVGGDIYDEAKIKQLATIPPKDVLIAKLLGSFKAPVSNFAYLINAIKDKKEAESAE, encoded by the coding sequence GTGGCAAATAAGAATAGACAATTAAAAGAAGCTAAAGTTGCTGAAATTAAAGAAAAGTTAGAAAAGGCTGAGGCAGTTGTACTTGCAGATTATCAAGGACTAACTGTTGAAGAAGATACATTACTAAGAAAGAATTTAAGAGAAGCTGGCGTTGAGTATAAAGTATACAAGAACAAGTTAGTTTCATTAGCTGCTAAGGAATTAGGACATGATGGAATAGTTGAATTCTTAGAAGGACCAGTTTCAATAGCATTTGGATATGAAGATGCTACTGCACCTGCAAGAATTCTTAATGATTTTGCAAAAGATCATAAGAAACTTGAATTAAAAGCAGGTATAGTTGGTGGAGATATCTATGATGAAGCTAAGATTAAGCAATTAGCTACAATCCCACCAAAGGATGTACTAATAGCAAAACTTCTTGGAAGCTTCAAGGCTCCAGTATCAAACTTTGCATATTTAATTAATGCAATAAAAGACAAAAAAGAAGCAGAAAGTGCTGAATAA
- the rplL gene encoding 50S ribosomal protein L7/L12, whose translation MNKEQIIEAIKNMTVLELNELVEACEAEFGVSAAAPVAVAGGVAGAAAAEEKTEFDVVLAAAGSEKIKVIKVVREVTGLGLKEAKEIVDGAPKTLKEAVAKEEAEAIKAKLAEVGATVELK comes from the coding sequence ATGAATAAAGAACAAATAATAGAAGCTATAAAGAATATGACAGTTTTAGAATTAAATGAATTAGTTGAGGCTTGTGAAGCTGAATTTGGTGTAAGTGCTGCTGCTCCTGTAGCTGTAGCTGGTGGAGTTGCTGGTGCAGCTGCTGCTGAAGAAAAGACTGAATTTGACGTAGTTTTAGCTGCTGCTGGTTCAGAAAAGATAAAGGTTATAAAAGTAGTTAGAGAAGTAACTGGATTAGGATTAAAAGAAGCTAAGGAAATAGTTGATGGAGCTCCTAAGACATTAAAAGAAGCTGTAGCTAAAGAAGAAGCAGAAGCTATAAAAGCTAAGCTTGCAGAAGTTGGAGCAACTGTTGAATTAAAGTAA
- a CDS encoding DNA-directed RNA polymerase subunit beta, translating to MIHPVQVGKRTRMSFGKVKEVVQMPNLIEVQLDSYRWFLDEGLQEVFDDVNPISNFAGNLVLEFIGYKLDMDSIKYPVEECKERDANFAAPLKVAVRLQNKETGEIKEQEVYMGDFPLMTDQGTFIINGAERVIVSQLVRSPGVYYSYTVDKSGKKLFAATINPNRGAWLEYETDSNDIIYVRIDKTRKLPISILARAMGLGSDQELLDYFGEEERLKASIEKDNTKTREEALLEIYKRLRPGEPPTVDSAVSLIDSLFFDAKRYDLSKVGRYKFNKKLAINLRIANQIATNDIVNPETGEIIVSSGEKISRTKADQIQSLGINSVDITVEDKIVRVIGNHFVDIHKHVDFNIDDLNIKELVHYPTLREILDNYSDEKIIKEEIKKNINRLIPKHIIKDDIFATISHELGLAYGVGTVDDIDHLGNRRLKSVGELLQNQFRIGLSRMERVVKERMTIQDQEAITPQALINTRPVVAAIKEFFGSSQLSQFMDQNNPLSELTHKRRLSALGPGGLSRERAGFEVRDVHHSHYGRMCPIETPEGPNIGLINSLATYARVNEYGFIETPYRVVDKETGRVTDEIRYFTADEEDHCLVAQAKEPLDENGYFVDTRITVRSQEDILFVPKEDVDLMDVSPRQIVSVATAMIPFLENDDASRALMGSNMQRQAVPLLKPQAPIVGTGIEYRAAVDSGVLPKAKNAGVVTYVGANEVRIKRDSDGGTDVYKLLKFKRSNQGTCINQRPIVSKNEIIYKDQVLADGPSTDLGEIALGKNITMGFITWEGYNYEDAMLISEELVREDVFTSIHIEEYECEARDTKLGPEEITRDIPNVGEDSLKDLDDRGIIRVGAEVRSGDILVGKVTPKGETELTAEERLLRAIFGEKAREVRDTSLRVPHGEAGIIVDVKVFTRENGDELPPGVNELVRCYIAQKRKISVGDKMAGRHGNKGVISRVLPEEDMPFLPDGRPLQICLNPLGVPSRMNIGQVLEVHLGWAGLKLGWHIATPVFDGATENDIEECLEKAGYNSNGKTKLYDGRTGEAFDNEVTVGVMYILKLAHLVDDKIHARSTGPYSLVTQQPLGGKAQFGGQRFGEMEVWALEAYGAAHMLQEILTVKSDDVVGRVKTYESIVKGENIPEPGVPESFKVLIKELQALCLDVKVLNENNEEVKLRDITEDEAAELEVNIEGTEDSIVPTNPDIDDNYVAEESEEIEEIEDVDYDNLEFDDFDSELELDDFNDEH from the coding sequence ATGATACATCCTGTCCAAGTCGGTAAACGAACTAGAATGAGTTTTGGAAAGGTAAAAGAAGTCGTACAAATGCCGAATCTTATTGAAGTACAATTAGATTCGTACAGATGGTTTTTAGATGAAGGGCTTCAAGAGGTTTTTGATGATGTAAATCCTATATCAAATTTTGCTGGTAATCTAGTACTTGAATTTATAGGTTATAAGCTTGATATGGATAGCATTAAATATCCTGTTGAAGAATGTAAAGAAAGAGATGCAAATTTTGCAGCTCCTCTAAAAGTTGCAGTAAGACTTCAAAACAAAGAAACAGGCGAAATAAAAGAGCAAGAAGTCTATATGGGAGATTTCCCATTGATGACAGATCAAGGAACATTCATTATTAATGGTGCAGAAAGAGTAATAGTTTCACAATTGGTAAGATCACCAGGAGTATATTACAGCTACACCGTTGATAAGAGTGGTAAAAAGTTGTTTGCAGCAACAATAAATCCTAATAGAGGAGCTTGGTTAGAATATGAAACTGACTCCAATGATATTATCTATGTTAGGATAGACAAAACAAGAAAACTTCCTATAAGTATACTTGCAAGAGCTATGGGTCTTGGAAGTGATCAAGAATTACTTGATTATTTCGGAGAAGAAGAAAGATTAAAAGCAAGTATAGAAAAAGATAATACAAAAACAAGGGAAGAAGCTTTATTAGAAATTTATAAAAGGTTAAGACCAGGTGAACCACCTACTGTAGACAGTGCAGTTTCACTTATTGATTCATTATTCTTTGATGCAAAAAGATATGATTTATCTAAAGTAGGTAGATATAAGTTTAACAAGAAGTTAGCAATTAACTTAAGAATAGCTAATCAAATAGCTACTAATGATATAGTAAACCCTGAAACAGGAGAAATCATTGTTTCTAGTGGAGAAAAGATTAGTAGAACTAAGGCAGATCAAATCCAAAGTTTAGGAATTAATTCTGTCGACATAACTGTAGAAGATAAAATAGTTAGGGTAATAGGAAATCACTTTGTGGATATCCATAAGCATGTAGACTTTAATATTGATGATTTAAATATTAAGGAATTAGTACATTATCCAACACTTAGAGAAATACTAGATAATTATTCAGATGAAAAAATAATTAAAGAAGAAATAAAGAAAAATATAAATAGACTTATACCAAAGCACATAATCAAAGACGATATATTTGCAACTATTAGTCACGAATTAGGATTGGCTTATGGTGTAGGTACAGTTGATGATATAGATCACTTAGGAAACAGAAGATTAAAGTCTGTAGGCGAATTGCTACAAAATCAATTTAGAATTGGTTTATCAAGAATGGAAAGAGTAGTTAAAGAAAGAATGACCATTCAAGACCAAGAAGCAATAACTCCACAAGCCTTAATCAATACTAGACCAGTTGTAGCTGCTATAAAAGAATTCTTTGGTAGTTCACAATTATCACAATTCATGGATCAAAATAATCCTCTTTCTGAGTTAACTCATAAGAGAAGATTATCAGCACTTGGACCAGGAGGTCTTTCAAGAGAAAGAGCTGGTTTCGAAGTAAGAGACGTTCACCATTCACATTATGGAAGAATGTGTCCAATAGAAACTCCAGAAGGTCCAAATATAGGACTTATTAACTCTTTAGCAACTTATGCAAGAGTTAATGAATATGGTTTTATTGAAACACCATATAGAGTTGTTGATAAAGAAACTGGAAGAGTTACTGATGAAATTAGATATTTTACTGCTGATGAAGAAGATCATTGTTTAGTTGCACAGGCAAAAGAACCATTAGATGAAAATGGATACTTTGTAGATACTAGAATTACTGTTAGATCTCAAGAAGACATATTGTTTGTTCCAAAAGAAGATGTTGACTTGATGGACGTATCTCCAAGACAAATAGTATCTGTTGCAACAGCTATGATACCATTCCTTGAAAATGATGATGCATCTAGAGCACTTATGGGTTCAAACATGCAACGTCAAGCAGTTCCACTATTAAAGCCACAAGCTCCAATAGTTGGTACTGGAATTGAGTATAGAGCAGCTGTTGATTCAGGGGTTCTACCTAAGGCGAAAAATGCCGGTGTAGTAACATATGTTGGCGCAAATGAAGTTAGAATCAAAAGAGATTCTGATGGTGGCACAGATGTTTATAAGCTACTTAAATTCAAGAGATCAAACCAAGGAACTTGTATAAATCAAAGACCGATAGTTTCAAAGAATGAAATTATATATAAAGATCAAGTTCTTGCTGATGGACCTTCTACAGATTTAGGAGAAATAGCTTTAGGAAAGAATATTACTATGGGATTCATCACATGGGAAGGATATAACTATGAAGATGCCATGTTAATCTCTGAAGAATTAGTAAGAGAAGATGTATTTACATCAATCCACATAGAAGAATATGAATGTGAAGCTAGGGATACTAAATTAGGACCAGAAGAAATAACTAGAGATATACCTAATGTTGGTGAGGATTCACTAAAGGATTTAGATGATAGAGGAATAATTAGAGTTGGTGCTGAAGTTAGATCAGGAGATATCTTAGTTGGAAAAGTTACACCTAAGGGAGAAACTGAATTAACAGCTGAAGAAAGATTGTTAAGAGCAATCTTTGGAGAAAAAGCTAGAGAAGTAAGAGATACTTCACTTAGAGTACCACATGGAGAAGCTGGTATAATAGTCGATGTTAAAGTATTTACTAGAGAAAATGGAGATGAACTTCCTCCAGGAGTAAATGAATTAGTAAGATGTTATATCGCTCAAAAGAGAAAAATATCAGTAGGAGATAAGATGGCTGGTCGTCATGGTAACAAGGGTGTTATCTCAAGAGTATTACCAGAAGAAGATATGCCATTCTTACCAGATGGAAGACCACTTCAAATCTGCTTAAACCCACTGGGAGTTCCTTCTCGTATGAATATAGGTCAGGTACTAGAAGTACATCTAGGATGGGCAGGTCTAAAATTAGGCTGGCACATAGCAACACCAGTATTTGATGGAGCGACAGAAAATGATATAGAAGAATGTCTTGAAAAAGCAGGATATAATTCTAATGGAAAGACAAAACTATATGACGGAAGAACAGGAGAAGCATTTGATAATGAAGTTACTGTAGGTGTAATGTATATCTTAAAACTTGCCCATTTGGTTGATGATAAGATACATGCAAGATCTACTGGTCCATATTCACTAGTAACACAACAACCATTAGGAGGTAAAGCTCAATTTGGTGGTCAAAGATTCGGTGAAATGGAAGTTTGGGCTTTAGAAGCATATGGTGCTGCTCACATGTTACAAGAAATACTTACAGTTAAATCAGATGATGTTGTAGGTAGAGTTAAGACTTATGAGTCAATAGTTAAGGGTGAAAATATACCAGAACCAGGAGTTCCAGAATCATTTAAGGTTCTTATAAAAGAGCTTCAAGCACTATGTTTAGATGTTAAGGTATTAAATGAAAATAATGAAGAAGTTAAATTAAGAGATATTACAGAAGATGAAGCAGCTGAGTTAGAGGTTAATATAGAAGGAACAGAAGATTCTATTGTACCAACAAACCCAGATATAGATGATAATTATGTTGCCGAGGAATCAGAAGAAATTGAAGAAATTGAAGACGTAGATTACGACAACTTAGAGTTTGATGATTTTGACAGTGAATTAGAACTTGATGATTTCAATGATGAACACTAA